The following coding sequences lie in one Lolium perenne isolate Kyuss_39 chromosome 2, Kyuss_2.0, whole genome shotgun sequence genomic window:
- the LOC139835872 gene encoding uncharacterized protein, translating to MTIEEYMARSLRQDEEFAAVSRRNMENRGTGGTHCAGNRDYTRFKGKKVAEAPPGVVLHDAQIYDMMRTKQKPNPALPQPQYYGNAKAAKEDYCDMVKSRHPEVDDPLSIPVDEESLVLSGHGRPHGRFPWLNKAVKPTHSTSYTRLKHTLTADSPQPRPRPARPPAYDPDFEAAFEACNEAYQQAAAQWNR from the exons atgaccattgaggagtacat ggcgaggtcgctcaggcaggacgaggagtttgcagccgtgtcgaggcgtaacatggagaaccgaggcaccggtggcacacactgcgcgggaaaccgcgactacacccgcttcaaggggaaaaag gtggccgaggcaccacctggggtggtgcttcatgatgcccagatatatgacatgatgcggacgaagcagaagcccaatcccgcattgcctcagccacagtactacggcaatgccaaggccgccaaggaggactactgcgacatggtcaagtctcgtcaccccgaggtggatgaccccttgagcattccggtcgacgaggagtcgttggtcctgtcggggcacgggcgtccgcatggccgtttcccttggctgaataaggcggtcaagcctacccactccacgagctacacgcgcctcaagcataccctcaccgccgacagcccccagcctcgtccacggcctgctcgtccacccgcctacgat cctgacttcgaggcggccttcgaagcctgcaatgaagcgtatcagcaggccgctgcccagtggaataGGTAG